The genomic window AGCCTAGTCTCCAGCCTGGAGAGCCATCTTCACAGTTCCATGATGCCAAACTCTTATCACTAGTTAatggaaggccttctttaaaaaaattttatcaacaCAGTTAAAACCTGTGTCATTAAGCCACTGCCGCAGAGAGGATCTGACCATGCACCATGACACACTCCTTCCCACGTCTCTGACTTCTGCTCATGTGGCTCCATCTTGAATCCTGTGTCTGTCAGTccccattttctcttttggaTCATTATACAACTTTAGAgtatgttgtttgtttgtttcatgggtctgaattaaataaattagcttttattttttttacatcacaacattgtttattttgtgaatttttttttacaatacaaacaaaaaatacagaaatgcaatATATGAATACAGCTAAATGCAggatggtgactttttttttttttccagaggccATGATTCCCATTTCTAGTAAAATAAGGAGACTGCACGTAGGTAGAAACAGGTTGGTCATTAGCTTCACAATTTTGCCTAGAAAGGAACTATAAATGCATTTTCCCCCCTGCTACTTACATAAAGTGTAAAAAGGGAATTAAAGGAAAGTTTCCTTGTTGGTTCCTATCACATGAAAGATGCTATATTCTATTTTAGCAGGGCCAAGATACGGAAAATACCTAAATTAAATGTTATTACAAAAATGAAGCAGTAATGAGATTCTGGCTAAAGAGGGCACTAAAtgagaataatatatatttaaagaatcccaaacaaacaaacaaacaacaacaacaacaaagttgtTATAAAAAAGCTCAAATTAGCTTATTTTGGGGTGGTTCCAGAGACctaacctagggcctcacacctgAGGCATGCACTCTATCACTAATCTGCTTCCTGGCccattcatctttttttatttcgtgctcaagggaccatgtagtcctgggaatcaaacctggggcttccaCTTGAAAATTTCTGCCCCTTTACACCAACGGCCCAGTctttatttgtcttatttttattagaaGAAGGTCATGTATGTGTTTTTTGTGGTACTTAGAAAAATATGGACATATTCAAGAGGCTTAAGGGAGGTAGAAGAGAGTCACTGAGTGGTAGTGGGGGAGTAAGGAGAAAAATTGAAGATGTTGCCTGCATTTCTGGTGGTGCCATTGGCTTAGATGTACCCAGGGGAATAGAGGCTGGTGGGAAGTGGATGAAATCCATTCTGGCAAAGCAATAATTTAAACCCAAATTTATCAAATACCTGCTCTGTTCTGAGCACCTTTGTAGAACTTAACTGCCTGATTGATCACATTGAACCGTCACAAGAAACCCAAGAAGTGAAGTACATTATTATGATCATTTtaaagatggagaaactgagggaTAGAAAGGTACAGCAAGTCCTGAGTCCATCAACAAGTTAGGTCAGTTTTCTGCTACCAGCCCAGCTatactgaagaaaatattttaaaatgttaaatatataaaaattcaaatattaatatGGAACTAAATGTTTATAAGTAACATAGTTAACTATTCAAAGTAAGGGAAATCCTTAGGTGAATGGAAGTAAAGAGTGGACACACTGGGCATTTGTAGATCAAACTTGCCACATGGAAGATGagcctttacttaaaaaaattgtcataaaaataaaacattatttaagccacacaaaaataataatatattatttaaaccaTCATAAACCATGCATAGGGGAGAAATGTGGAGAGCCAAGAAATGGATTAATTGGAaccataataaagaaataaaccgtaaatataaagaaaaatctgCAAAGCATTAATAGTCTTTCTTTTAGGgtggaggttgggccacacctggaagttctcaggactttctcctggctctatgctcagggaccacttctgggggccctcagaggaccatatatggtggtaGGAATCAAGCCTAGTTGGTCATGTTCAGGGtacatgccttacctgctgtactatctctctcaccccaatCATCCGTCTTCTTACACTGTAAGAGAGAAAACATGTTAAGTAGAGAAACCATCACGAAGCAGTAAATGCAATGAGAACACCCAGGGGACGTGGTGGGTTGGGTTTTCTTGGCTTGTTTCGACTCACTAGCCTCCAGGCCCTGAAGTCAGTGTGCAGAGTTCTGCTGGAGAGCCCAGATGGTGAGCAAAAGTGGATtgcaggagagggagggatggcCTGACTTTAGATGGCCTCTCTCACCCTGCTCCCTCTTCTCTGCAGAGCTCTGGCATGGCCCCCACCACTTCCCCTCTGCTGTCCACCACCGAGGACCCCAGTTCTGAAAACAGCAGCTTCTATGACTATGAGTACTACCTGGACGACATGCCCTTCATGCTCTGCAGGAAAGATGAGGTACTGTCCTTTGGCAAAGTCTTCCTGCCTATCTTCTACAGCTTGATCTTCGTGCTGGGCCTGAGCGGGAACCTCCTTCTTCTCATAGTCTTGCTCCGGTACGTGCCTCGCAGGCGGATGACCGAGGTCTATCTGCTGAACCTGGCCATCTCCAACCTCCTGTTCGTGGTGACACTGCCATTCTGGGGCATCTCCATTGCCTGGCATTGGGTCTTTGGGAATTTCATGTGTAAGACTGTGAGCACCCTGTATACCATTAACTTCTACAGTGGCATCTTCTTCATTAGCTGCATGAGTCTGGACAAGTACCTGGAGATCGTTCATGCTCAGCCCTACCACAAGCTGAGGACCCGGGCCAAGAGCCTGCTCCTTGCTGCAGTGGTGTGGGCAGTGTCCATGATTGTCTCCATCCCGGATGTGATCTTTGTGCGCACACACGAACACCCCGTGGGTGTGTGGAACTGCTATGCAGATTTTGGGGGCCATGGGACCATCTGGAAGCTCTTCCTCCGCTTGCAGCAGAATCTCTTGGGCTTTCTCCTTCCACTCCTTGCCATGGTTTTCTTCTACTCCCGCATCGGCTGTGTGCTGGTCAGGCTGAGGCCCCCCGGGCAGGGGCAGGCTCTAAGGATAGCCATAGGACTGGTGGTGGCCTTCTTTGTGCTCTGGTTCCCATACAACCTCACCTTGCTTTTGCACTCACTGCTGGACCTGCAAGTCTTTGGGGATTGCAAGGTCAGCCAGCACCTGGACTATGCAATGCAGGTGACCGAGAGCATCGCCTTCCTGCACTGCTGCGTCACCCCAGTTCTCTATGCCTTCTCCAGTCGCCGTTTCCGCTGGTACCTCAAGGCCTtcctggccactgtgctcagacaGCCCCAGACCCCTTGCCCAGCCCAGGCCTCGCCATCCAGCTGTTCGGAGATCAGCAACATCACCGCTCAAGAAGAAATGACAAGCATGAATGACTttggggggaagcaggcagagggctCCCTTCACAGAGGAGATGTGGAGAAAGATGAAGCCAGCATGGCAGTCTGTTGAGAACTCTCTCTT from Sorex araneus isolate mSorAra2 chromosome 4, mSorAra2.pri, whole genome shotgun sequence includes these protein-coding regions:
- the ACKR2 gene encoding atypical chemokine receptor 2 is translated as MAPTTSPLLSTTEDPSSENSSFYDYEYYLDDMPFMLCRKDEVLSFGKVFLPIFYSLIFVLGLSGNLLLLIVLLRYVPRRRMTEVYLLNLAISNLLFVVTLPFWGISIAWHWVFGNFMCKTVSTLYTINFYSGIFFISCMSLDKYLEIVHAQPYHKLRTRAKSLLLAAVVWAVSMIVSIPDVIFVRTHEHPVGVWNCYADFGGHGTIWKLFLRLQQNLLGFLLPLLAMVFFYSRIGCVLVRLRPPGQGQALRIAIGLVVAFFVLWFPYNLTLLLHSLLDLQVFGDCKVSQHLDYAMQVTESIAFLHCCVTPVLYAFSSRRFRWYLKAFLATVLRQPQTPCPAQASPSSCSEISNITAQEEMTSMNDFGGKQAEGSLHRGDVEKDEASMAVC